From the Vanessa cardui chromosome 8, ilVanCard2.1, whole genome shotgun sequence genome, the window aatgtatgtatgtgtaatatactgatattatacaaatgtaatttatgCCCTATGGCAGCGTATACAGATTTGTAGTTTagtaaaagtgaaaaaaaaattgaattggaTCATTAGTGCCGCAGATTCCACACCACACAGCAAACAAACAACTTTAACCTCTTATAGTATCGTATAGGCTACCTATCGCTTTTTTGGAACAGTTTCAGAGATACAATGCAAGTGTGTAGACACAGTCGCTGTGTAGACACAACccacttatcaaatattctaccctCAAAAAGCAGTATGTAGTATTTTGAGAGGCGGATGTGCTGTCTAAATTAAgagattgttaatatttttaactgccAATATCTTTGCGGCggcattttactatttttttattttatttttttctgtgtttAATCCTAAACTTTATttacgaatagcgtcgaatggctgtataaatcggcagtaaccgGTTTTATTGAATCTGGCTACATCTAAatcgtgtcgtactataatatcTTAGTAATTGACtacattttactaattttgttgcttttttttattggttcgaAAACGAACTTGGCTGGCCCAATTTCGTGTTCCAAAGGCTAATGTATCGATTTGCTGGGAGACTAATTTCTAATTTCattcgtatttaattttaagccaCAATCGTTTTTCCAAACTAGCCAAGCCATTTTATTACTTCTAGATCATCTCTCGTTatatgaggtaacaaactaACTTGATTCCAGTATATTATAATGGCAGGAGcagtaaaaataatgaaaaaaaaaaaattaaaatacttttctaTTCATCTGCTTACATCCATTTTATTTTTGCCTTCAAAATTCCAACGAATTTCGGTGACATTAAAAACGCCATTTTTAAGTGACGTCATAATTTACCACAGattatttaagtaatagttATGTCAATCGAAGGTCAAAgtgtattatttatctttacctCCTGCCAATGATATCGGTTACAGATAGATATGTAAAAGCAAGCATACCGACTGGTTCTCGTGTTCAGTTGACTCGTCAGTTCGGATTCAAGTTCTGTGAACAACACAGCTTCATAATGTTagccatttttattaaaaaaaatcatttaaacaattatttatcgaCAAACATAtgcatcattattatattattaaaggtattataataaaaatatgttttgaacaGTTCAATGTAAAAAGGAATCATagtcaagtaaaaataaatatttgtcatcTATAATagctaattttataatataatcatttcatAGTAGCACACAGTAAAAATAacagttaaatttaatattaaaatcatacatATTAAGCATTGAAGACATTATGAAGCTGCCTTGagcacaaaataatttaaaattgatatgaaTTTATTACCTTCTCGACTTTTTAACATATCCCGTCTCTTTTTCTTCATTTCTTCTGTTAAATTTTGCACCATCTTTTCTATAAACGAGTCGAGTACTAAACTCCTGCATTCCGATGTTATGGGTGAACTGAAAAAAgcgataatattattaataataacacataACATCagaaatgaatacaaattatttccGTCCATTTCCGtctactgctggacataggcctctccaataggctatttgactggtttttaaattccattttatatagttcaggaacccagtaaaattgttttttatttctagtacatatttgccgaaaaatatcatcttaaaaattccatatttaaatagcgcgcaaaaacgctacttggacaatatggcgctgcaatggggtcggtgacgtcactttcctgtattttaatctgtggtacatgtagtagaaaagcaaagtttacaagaaagtgacttcatcataagcccggccaatcaaaatcggttacgtgacaaacgtttgaaaaaatacatttttattaatggatttttgaataaactaagtattattttcaactttgttagtaaataaccatttttgaactcataatatacactgattacaataattcacaatttacttttcgcattgtcaaatagcctattgcactCCACTGAGAATGTTCTTGGGCTAATTGCATCCAGAAgtcgtatataaaataaagtttaattgaaatttaatggaGATTTATGATAAttgctataatataatattaccggCATATCGGACAATCCATCTTCTTCTTCTTCCACGTAGTGATGCAGTATTTGCAGAATGTGTGCGAGCAGTTGAGTGTGATCGCTGCCACGAAAAGTTCCGCACATATACTGCACTGTAGTTCACTTTCCATTATTTCACCAAATTCAGCGAGTGTACTGCTTGTGCTCTCCTCCTTGGCGACTGGTTCCGAATTCATTAggagttttttattttcactttcgACATTTTGGAGTTGACTTCGGACCtggaattgaattatttttattgtattaatgcacaaaaaatatactttagttaTAGACTTTATATACTTTAGTTGtagaagaaatttatttaaaatattaatatatattgatatgaaGTTATATGTCTGTACTTTGTGttaaacaatataacaaaaaaaagaggTTGCTTGTGTTTATGCtgaaaatatttcagtaaagatattaaataaataagatttttattaaaactagagTAGAGTGTTTCATTATAGGGAGTATGtaacgaaattatattatttcagtgAGTCCACAAATCAGTAGGGCCTCCtgggtatacatatatacattgttATTGTGCTAACTTATAAATCTTAAGAATTTAGGATCTCAGATGTTATGTACCATGtccctgtagtaacactggctcactcgtcaTTATAGGCGGTATATTATACGAATGGGGAGTGGAAGTTGGCTACCCAGTTGAGCCTTACCGccagttaaattaattacatctatATTTTTGGGTtgcaacaaatataataataatgacgaaATTTTAACCATATCTTCTTAAGGCTCAAGACTGTTTCAGTGGTAGGAGAAGAAAAGTTTTAGAATAGAAAcacattaacatttttattaataatgtaaaattatttataatgcgaCAATGACATATCTTGAGATCTCAAGGACACATGTTGTCTTTGTTATTATACCATTTcagtaataatacttatttatcttAAGTACTCACCTTTTCCAATTGTTCCTGTAGCGAGCTTATAACTTCACTTGATTGTTCAGCTTGTTTTTGTATTCTTTCAGCTGCCAGAGCTGCAAGCTCCACCTCTCTCTCTGTGACTCTTGccttaaaaatacaatgtcattGATATGGAGCCGacatggccaagtggttagaacgagcatcttaatcgatgatcgcggggtcaaacccaggcaagcactaaatatatatgtgcttaatttgtgtttataattcatcttgcttgtcggtgaaggataacatcgtgaggaatcctgcatgtaactaatttcatagaagttctgccacatgtgtattccaccaatccgcattggaacagtgttggaatatgttccttctcttcaaagggaaagAGGCCTAAGCCCAGTTACGGGAagtgaaatttacagactgttgttgttattgttgacaAATTTTACATGTACAAGTAACTTTTCAAtagtaatcaatttaaaacaaaccttTAGTTCTTCGATAAATTTTTCAGAATTTTGTTGAGCCTCATTTAGTCTTTTCTGAATTTCTTCTCGTTCATGcagctaaaaaatatttaattttattaacaacaacctaatacaaataaatcaatttgaaaGGCTTGATATTCTGATTTTATTCGACCATTGTGACTGACTGAATTACATGAAACCttgttattaaaaactaaatgtatTTTCTTGCAAACAATCATACCAGCTTttccattttaaatttgtcCTCATTCTTAGCCTTTTTCATTTCCTCCATTTGATTGCTAAGTTGTTTTTGAGCGTCGCATCTCTGTTTTTCAGTTCGCTCAACTTGTTCCTCGAGGTTTTTCTTTATGTTGTTAAGTTCTTCCATCAACTCACATTCCCGTTGCTTTTTCTGTTCGGATAATATGTGGAGTTCCTAGAATCATGAAAAAATTACCATACATGTTCAGGAAAACACAGACATACAAaatgtatcataaataatattttttttatagaaactcTACAATGGTCATTAAGACCAAAGACTTAAAtactgtatttaataaatatgtatacagtCAACTTAACATTATAACATAGAAAAGGTCTTGGGAACATTCTAAGTTGCTTTGTCAAATTTACCTtttctttttctaatttaaGTAACTCTGTTTTATTCTTCAGAAGTTCCTCAAACTCCTGTTTCTCTTTTAATCTCACTTCCTCTTGTTCAACCATTTTTGCTTCCAATTTGTCTAACATGTCCTGCTTCAATGAACTCTCTCTATTCAATTCCAAAAGAAAGTCTTCTCTCTCctttaacattttttcttttaacaaattattctcCTTAATGAGTTCAGTTTCGATttcattgtgtttttttatttgttcctacaaaatcaattaaaaattatatcaaagcataattcatatatatttttttatcttttttgttTGATGTTCTTTAACTGTAAACttcattatattacaatttagcATTGAGAACTAATGAGTAATttctctttaatttaaattgctaaatagaattataaatatcaacagCAACACttaatgtgattttaatttgatactATAAATGagacaattatttttgtagtaCATAACAAAAAACATCTACTATACTCTAAATTTAAACCAGTCTAGGCactgtatacaaaataattaaataagaagcAGAGAATACATAGTTGCTTGctttaaactaatttattagTATGAGAAGTGtggattttatgtttttgtaccAAATAGTAGTTAAAATAGGTATATCTTGAAGCagtcaaaattgtttaaatattatttaatcacaTTAGAAGTGATTTAAAACCATACAAAATACACTGTGTGGAGTAACtagttatacaatatttatgggttgttaaattatataagacaTTTTAAGTTAGATTATAGATGTTTACTTTAAGATCTTACCATTAATTCTGATATTCTTCCTTCCATATCCTGTTTCAAAGCTGCCAGTTGTGCATCTCGCTCTTCTATAAGGAGTGCTTTCTGTTTTTCGACTTCATCCTTTTTCCCTTTTAAATTCTCAATTTGAGATGCAAAATTACTTTCGAGATGATTAATTTTTCGTTTCATATCTAGTTGCAACTGttctttcaataaaatatttgtgctttttatttgttttgtattatgtattttatcttCTATATGTCTTATTGCATAGTTCTGTGATtcctcaaatttatttttcatgtcatTTATCAAACTGGTACTGGTTGTATTGGGATCTAATTTGATTCGTTTTTTTGACGAAGGCATTAGTTCATTgtcattacaaacaaatttatatataaactcttGTGTAGCTTCAAATGTTATGATGTCATTGTGTTTTATTATCTTTTGATTGCCTTTGCCGATTTTATTACCATTGATGATAATTCCAAACGAACTGTGGTCTTCTATTATCCAgtcaagattatttttttttaatttacaatggtTTCGAGATATCGCTACGAATGGTATGACTACATTGTTGCTGAGTCCACGTCCAATGGTAAACTGtaaaaaaagacaatattttatgattattttcgaaacaatatattattatataaacattaaataatgttaataagttataattattagctCTCTACAGGTTTACTCACATTTTCTGAAGTTACTGGAATTTCTTGAACATTGCTAAATTCTGCTTTTAAAGGTTTACAAGATACCAAAGTTGGGTAATTGTCTTGCattgtgaatattataaatataacacaatttttgtttttcttcccAGGGATTTTGCACCGCACAGCAGTGACCAAGgctaaaagtatatataaaaatatgataaagatACGTGTAAACATAAGATTAAGTTAAAGTTCactaagtttaaaataatggtggtacttaaaaataaaaatgcaaaacaataaaaaacttatttcttCGAAAGAGCAATCACATACTAAATTGATGGTAAGTTTATTAAATGAacctaatttaaattatgttgatTTAACATCTCTATATAAtgttcataaatatgtaagttttaACAATCTTTTGAAGTGCACATAGAAAACTGacgactaaaatattattataagattgaCATGTTCGAGTTTTTCTAAAAGAAGTCACATAGaaaatcgaaattaatattaaagctGCTTTAGTAATTAATAGTTACCTAATTTTATGTATCGatcaattcaaataatatacagAATATTTGACTATTACTGACTTTTATGATGATGTTTACATTTGACTGTTTCAATTTAGAtacaattgatttattattttttcactgCTTAGGACAACTTtatgataattttgaattaaagttaCTGAAGTATTTCaacaaagtaattataattgtttttctaTATATCACTAgtcaagttttttattattagtatacgacattaaaaaatgttgacatacacaaaaaatatactttgttttaaCTATCACCACtatagcattttatttatttcttttaaggCTCAAAACCTCATCTTTCCAAGTAAGCGCTAAGCAGTCATAAGATAAGttgttcattaatattttatttaaaaagttatttaattaacacttaAAAATGTAGGTACTATCTTAAAAAAACGTTAGATGACAACTATACTTTTTTAGTAATGGCCACATTTctcataaaatatgaataattagaAGGGCATTAATTTCtgtgtagtaaaaaaaaataaaaaaataattaatataggttattaatttttatagcaAACGATTTGAAATGGACCATCAAGATTGATTAATGCATTGATGTCCAATGTATTTGGTAGcatttttacttaacatgttTGCAACTTTAAGTCGGAAGTGCTTggattgatttgaatttatattttgttaccgTACCGTGTACCGTAACGTAATGTTAGTTAATCATTTGACGCATTTAATTTTGGATTAGATGTAGAAGAAATCGCTTTCTTTGTAAATCTATATACTTTGAccggaataatttatattttcataatttcgttgatggttgtaaatatattgccttaatgttgttttttattttcaaattattaaatcgACATAGTTCCtagtgtaattaattaatgtacacAGATAATAGCAATTCAATTCTTCTTTTGATCAGAACGTAAGTCGAAGTATGTGCGTCCTGCGAGGCTGAATTTCAACTTAGAATGCCATTGACATTTGTAGGATATTGTGTACATCGTCTCACGCATAAGTAAGAATGGGTAGTAGTGTTCCTCGACCCAGCCCACCGTCTGGGTAAACGCATACTTACAACTACCCAGCCGGATGGCTGTATATGTGAACTGGAGCCTTACAAGTTGCGTTCGCGGTTTGTATAATTTGAgtgttaataaaactttaatgacGCGTATAAATCGTGAAAAggttaaattgatatatttttaaaattttattttctaaataggCAGTGATCACCATCGTCCATGGTCATTGGCTTTTTAAGAAGTAgctatttactattataaagggTGTGTAGCCCTTAATACGACGCCAACCAAAGCAACCAATATTACCTATAGGTCACGATAGTGAATACACGTTGAGTCATTTAACCGATTACATTTCATTCCGATAACAGCAGATTGATTTGTTGCTATTTTGAAGTGGAACATCTTCGACAACCAACAAccagtggtcgagtagtgtgtacaccggttttcatgggtacgtcgcTCCAatttccgggttcgattcctagcCGATTTTCCTGAAAACGGAAGTGCAAATTTTTTATCACTAGTCAGTTAATTATTGGCACGGCGTTTGAAACCGTGACTTCCAAATTTGTGATCTATCTAGAACTAGCCTAAAGAAGCATTTCAAATTCCAACCATAATATTCTAAATCGATGTTGTTTTTAATACTAAGTGATAATTATCACGCTACTTGGAATAGTGAACAGTGAGGCAGGCTATATCCTGTTACAATTAATGACCCAGCAAGTTACATGTTACCAGATTTAAGAGATATCGTTTTTCGTATGCCGGAACGCCGTTCATAGATGTAAAAACTTCAAAATCAGTGCACGTTGTACGTCGCGTCGCGGCGATATGAATCTCTGGACTCGAATGATCAAAATGCCTACTTTATGACGCCTTTAATAAGTAATGGAATTTTCCCCTAGGGTGGACTTTTCCATCTTCATTCTTGGTTCTTTTGTGTCATCTAAATTCTGTTAAAGAAGTGTCCCAAGCGGAAGAAAGTTTTTGTAATGAAatctttaaagttattaaatggCAAATGTAAAATCGTCTGTAAGATATTGttagatgtttatatatttgtaaaaaatacaaaatgtatatcctttttctttatttaaggtcgattaaagattatttgactgattttttaAAGTAGGTAGCGACCAGCCCCTAACTTGCACGAGTGTAATTGATTAATTGAGAAAATGAGAATTTTCGCTTAGCAAGAAAATAACAACtacgtatgtttatttttctttcaattcaatcatttatttatcCTTTTACACAAATGTGTCgtaaatgtcaaatatttttttcatcctatgtaaaattttattgttacagccAGTTATCTGATCGTCTCTGTTGAAGTGAGGGTtctttgtttatgtatataatttaaaaatggagtCTTCTAGAGCATTTGCTCGAATATTAAAGTGTAAATGACAATTGTGATCTTTTATGAACTACATAAGCGCACTCACGTATATATCTAAACATAGATTAATAAACCtacaattgtttataatatgggCTTTgtgcccacctgggtaggtaccacctcaTCATATATGTATTccggtgagtgaaccagtgcaactacaggaatataacatcttagttccccaggtaggtggtgcattggtaatgtaaggaatggtcaatatttcttacagctccattctctatgggcgatggtgaccacttaacatcaggtggcggTGGCCCAGGTGCTCCTTCGTcagagtataaaaaaaatgtggtcATTATGATTGTACATCAGACGATAGCCTTTTTAAGACATAAAGAGTTTTAGTTAGATTTTGGTGATTCAAGAAAGAACAGAAAGCTATTTTGGATGATgcgatatattaatatatacagatTTGAAAACTAAACAGATAACTCCGGAATACATCAGTAAATAAGTGCGAATAATTCGTATAACCAACAATTATTGATCCAAACTAACCGATTAAACATTTATGAAATAGTCGTCTTCTTTATGTAATGCAAACAATTTATTTGCGCTGAAGCTGAAAAATGTTTCAGCAAAAAGCTTATATAAACCAGAATAGACAATGTCCGACCTGCAGTAACATTGAAAATCTGAGAACCTTATTGTCCGTACGATAACATTGAAGAGGCAGTTGACGTTACCGGAGTAAATTTCAAAGGAATTATTGTCGCATAGCAAAACTTTCTGGTTACTTGAAGCATAATGGTATAGTGACGGTTTTCAccaattagtaataaataataataaagtccaTTTATTTCCAACAaccttaaataacattttttcttataacataacataactattcaaactcaaactcaaataactttattcaatataagcattacactttcttattgatggtcaattgaaacactaccaccggttcggaaaagaaaataccctgacctgagaagaaccggctatattttattactactgtattttgtgtatattgGAACTCCACGCTGGGTAAAGGCCTCTTCCAGCTTACACCATAATTTTCTATCTTTTG encodes:
- the LOC124531969 gene encoding probable E3 ubiquitin-protein ligase bre1 isoform X2; this encodes MQDNYPTLVSCKPLKAEFSNVQEIPVTSENFTIGRGLSNNVVIPFVAISRNHCKLKKNNLDWIIEDHSSFGIIINGNKIGKGNQKIIKHNDIITFEATQEFIYKFVCNDNELMPSSKKRIKLDPNTTSTSLINDMKNKFEESQNYAIRHIEDKIHNTKQIKSTNILLKEQLQLDMKRKINHLESNFASQIENLKGKKDEVEKQKALLIEERDAQLAALKQDMEGRISELMEQIKKHNEIETELIKENNLLKEKMLKEREDFLLELNRESSLKQDMLDKLEAKMVEQEEVRLKEKQEFEELLKNKTELLKLEKEKELHILSEQKKQRECELMEELNNIKKNLEEQVERTEKQRCDAQKQLSNQMEEMKKAKNEDKFKMEKLLHEREEIQKRLNEAQQNSEKFIEELKARVTEREVELAALAAERIQKQAEQSSEVISSLQEQLEKVRSQLQNVESENKKLLMNSEPVAKEESTSSTLAEFGEIMESELQCSICAELFVAAITLNCSHTFCKYCITTWKKKKMDCPICRSPITSECRSLVLDSFIEKMVQNLTEEMKKKRRDMLKSREELESELTSQLNTRTSRRRDSSEFDEDESAELSFEEEEEGEGETPDFEYFDFFDYGSDGDINEFYESDSDS
- the LOC124531969 gene encoding RING finger protein PFF0165c-like isoform X1, which gives rise to MQDNYPTLVSCKPLKAEFSNVQEIPVTSENFTIGRGLSNNVVIPFVAISRNHCKLKKNNLDWIIEDHSSFGIIINGNKIGKGNQKIIKHNDIITFEATQEFIYKFVCNDNELMPSSKKRIKLDPNTTSTSLINDMKNKFEESQNYAIRHIEDKIHNTKQIKSTNILLKEQLQLDMKRKINHLESNFASQIENLKGKKDEVEKQKALLIEERDAQLAALKQDMEGRISELMEQIKKHNEIETELIKENNLLKEKMLKEREDFLLELNRESSLKQDMLDKLEAKMVEQEEVRLKEKQEFEELLKNKTELLKLEKEKELHILSEQKKQRECELMEELNNIKKNLEEQVERTEKQRCDAQKQLSNQMEEMKKAKNEDKFKMEKLLHEREEIQKRLNEAQQNSEKFIEELKARVTEREVELAALAAERIQKQAEQSSEVISSLQEQLEKVRSQLQNVESENKKLLMNSEPVAKEESTSSTLAEFGEIMESELQCSICAELFVAAITLNCSHTFCKYCITTWKKKKMDCPICRSPITSECRSLVLDSFIEKMVQNLTEEMKKKRRDMLKSREDEETLLNSTKTKAPNYHSRRRRRGRGRPRISSTSISSITGVMATSTNSTNQIPTVDLTTLRIGSTAPIFRQRIVSNEVIVVGDEPPAAPSTRNRPTSQRDLSL